A part of Microbacterium atlanticum genomic DNA contains:
- a CDS encoding recombinase family protein: protein MNGIQIGYARVSTADQDLTSQRDALLRLGVLDSNTYVDHGLTGTNRARPGLREALAAVREGDTLVVTKLDRLARSVRDARDIADELTTKGVALSLGGSRYDPTDPVGRLLFNVLAMVAEFERDLISMRTKEGMAVARAKGHLKGKQPKLSTTQRKLLFDVQDRGEYTQTEIAELFNVSRATVYRELQRRRVAFLATCEAHIF, encoded by the coding sequence ATGAATGGAATACAGATTGGCTATGCCAGAGTCTCCACCGCCGATCAGGACCTCACTTCGCAGCGGGACGCCCTGCTGCGACTGGGAGTCCTCGATTCGAACACCTACGTCGATCACGGGCTGACCGGCACCAACCGGGCAAGACCCGGACTGCGCGAAGCGCTCGCCGCCGTCCGCGAAGGCGACACCCTCGTGGTCACCAAGCTCGACCGGCTTGCCCGATCGGTCAGGGACGCGCGCGACATCGCCGACGAGCTGACGACGAAAGGCGTCGCGCTCAGTCTGGGCGGCAGCAGATACGACCCCACAGATCCGGTGGGACGGCTCCTGTTCAACGTGCTCGCCATGGTCGCCGAGTTCGAACGCGACCTGATCAGCATGCGCACGAAGGAAGGTATGGCGGTCGCCCGCGCGAAAGGTCACCTGAAGGGCAAGCAGCCCAAGCTGTCGACCACGCAGCGCAAGCTCCTGTTCGACGTCCAAGACCGGGGTGAGTACACCCAGACCGAGATCGCCGAGCTGTTCAACGTGTCCCGTGCCACCGTCTACCGCGAACTCCAACGCCGCCGGGTGGCGTTCCTCGCCACCTGCGAAGCGCACATCTTCTGA
- a CDS encoding type II toxin-antitoxin system RelE family toxin, producing the protein MIGPYEVVFTRSARRALEVTLPESVAAAVFEFIVGPLAANPTRLGNPLREPLAPLYSARRGEYRVLYRIEDDRLVIEIVTIEHRRDAYQRR; encoded by the coding sequence GTGATCGGGCCCTACGAGGTCGTCTTCACACGATCGGCGAGGCGTGCGCTCGAGGTCACGCTCCCCGAATCCGTCGCCGCAGCGGTGTTCGAGTTCATCGTCGGGCCGCTGGCAGCCAACCCGACGAGACTGGGCAATCCGTTGCGTGAGCCGCTCGCGCCTTTGTACTCAGCGCGTCGCGGCGAGTATCGAGTGCTCTATCGGATCGAGGACGACCGCCTGGTCATCGAGATCGTCACCATCGAGCATCGTCGGGACGCGTACCAACGCCGCTGA
- a CDS encoding type II toxin-antitoxin system Phd/YefM family antitoxin: MTVLSLADARASLSKHIESAATTHERFEITRNGARVAVLLSAEDYDALVETVDILSRPDEVAALREAIAELESGDVSSADEVRAAMVARGRLAE; this comes from the coding sequence ATGACGGTACTGTCACTCGCGGATGCGCGCGCATCGCTGAGCAAGCACATCGAATCGGCGGCGACCACTCATGAGCGTTTCGAGATCACACGCAACGGTGCTCGAGTCGCGGTTCTGCTGAGCGCTGAGGACTATGACGCGCTCGTGGAGACCGTGGACATCTTGAGCCGTCCTGACGAGGTCGCAGCGTTGAGGGAGGCGATCGCCGAGCTCGAGTCGGGCGACGTGTCGTCGGCAGATGAGGTTCGTGCCGCTATGGTCGCGCGCGGTCGGCTTGCCGAGTGA
- a CDS encoding DUF2510 domain-containing protein: MTDSTPTSAPAGWFPAGVQGQERYWDGTSWTDQVRPAGGIATATGVVPGPPTAPAPEKRPRNILGIVALAVAAVGFIFACIPGALIVGWILLPIGFFLGIIALFQKDKPKWQGLTAIIVSVVGTIVGVIVFMAVAAGAVSDAINATVTEEVGTSDVADEETSADEEPAVEEEPAVADAEDLVLGETAFGVDTESGMGWYAVQVTNPNEDYIFASAGIDVEAYDANGVLIDTDSTYGTILSGTSWYVGDFFDIGSAQINHIEVRGPTADAATHSPAAETGSFTMGPITTGSEYDYMTVNGTVTSNFSEDQDMVRIDLIARDGGGKIVGVDFTYTDRVPSGGTAAWNVDFWKVPLDSKVEAHPHL, encoded by the coding sequence TTGACCGATTCGACGCCTACATCCGCACCCGCAGGCTGGTTTCCTGCAGGCGTTCAAGGCCAAGAGCGCTACTGGGACGGCACCTCGTGGACCGACCAAGTTCGTCCTGCCGGCGGCATCGCCACCGCGACGGGCGTGGTTCCGGGCCCGCCGACCGCTCCGGCGCCCGAGAAGAGGCCCCGCAACATCCTCGGAATCGTCGCCCTCGCAGTGGCCGCCGTGGGCTTCATCTTCGCCTGTATTCCCGGCGCTCTGATTGTCGGGTGGATTCTCCTGCCGATCGGCTTCTTCCTTGGCATCATCGCCCTGTTTCAAAAGGACAAGCCAAAGTGGCAGGGGCTGACCGCAATCATCGTCTCCGTTGTCGGCACCATCGTCGGCGTGATCGTGTTCATGGCCGTGGCGGCCGGCGCCGTCAGCGATGCCATCAACGCCACCGTCACCGAGGAAGTCGGCACTTCCGACGTCGCCGACGAGGAGACATCGGCCGACGAGGAGCCGGCCGTCGAGGAGGAGCCGGCGGTCGCGGACGCCGAAGATCTGGTGCTGGGGGAAACCGCGTTCGGCGTTGACACCGAGAGCGGCATGGGCTGGTACGCCGTGCAGGTCACTAACCCGAACGAGGACTACATCTTCGCCAGCGCCGGCATCGACGTGGAGGCGTACGACGCGAACGGCGTGCTGATTGACACCGACAGCACGTACGGCACCATCCTGTCGGGCACCTCGTGGTACGTGGGAGACTTCTTCGACATCGGCTCGGCGCAGATCAACCACATTGAGGTGCGTGGGCCTACCGCTGACGCGGCGACTCACTCGCCTGCCGCCGAGACGGGATCGTTCACCATGGGGCCGATCACGACCGGCTCCGAGTACGACTACATGACAGTCAACGGCACCGTCACCAGTAACTTCTCCGAGGACCAGGACATGGTTCGCATTGATCTGATCGCCCGCGACGGCGGCGGAAAGATCGTAGGCGTCGACTTCACCTACACCGACCGCGTGCCTTCCGGCGGCACGGCGGCGTGGAACGTCGACTTCTGGAAGGTGCCGCTGGACAGCAAAGTCGAGGCTCACCCTCACCTCTGA
- a CDS encoding VOC family protein — protein sequence MSIKLENVGIAVRDLEAAIAFFTDLGLTVLGRDTVSGEWADTAVGLDGNHAKIAILQAPDGHGQIELFEYIHPDAIETEPTLPNEIGMHRVAFSVDDIDDALEIAAKHGCHPLRGVATYQDVYKLTYLRGPSGILVMFAQDLTKN from the coding sequence ATGAGCATCAAGTTGGAGAACGTCGGCATCGCCGTTCGCGATCTCGAGGCGGCCATCGCCTTCTTCACCGACCTGGGCCTGACGGTTCTCGGTCGTGACACGGTGAGCGGTGAGTGGGCGGACACAGCGGTCGGCCTCGACGGCAACCACGCCAAGATCGCGATACTCCAGGCGCCGGATGGTCACGGCCAGATCGAGCTCTTCGAATACATCCATCCCGACGCGATCGAGACGGAGCCCACGCTCCCGAACGAGATCGGAATGCACCGTGTCGCCTTCTCCGTCGACGACATTGACGACGCCCTCGAGATCGCGGCGAAGCACGGGTGCCATCCGCTTCGCGGAGTCGCGACGTACCAGGATGTCTACAAGCTCACCTATCTGCGCGGCCCGAGCGGCATCCTCGTGATGTTCGCCCAGGACCTGACGAAGAACTGA